GACAACACCATCGTAATCTTCTTTTCGGACAACGGCGGAGTACACTGGAGCGCGAAAGAACACGTCCATCCCGATTATATCGATGTACCCATCACGAGTAACGCACCCTTAAGAGGCGGAAAGGCAAATATCTACGAAGGCGGCACCCGAGAACCGCTAATTATCGCGTGGCCTGGCCATATTGAAGCGGGCAGCCGCAACGACCAGGCGATTGTGCAGAGCATCGATTTCTTCCCCACCCTGACCGAACTCTGTGGCTTCGACGCACCTGCATCGGTTGACGGCATCAGTTTTGCACCCGCACTCCGCGGCGAAATCCTCGATCGAGACACCATCTTCTGTCACTTTCCGCACTATACGCCGGCAGCAGATGGCCTGCCATCGACTTATGTTCGCAAAGGCGATTGGAAACTCATCCGGTTCTACTGCGACAACGACGACCAGACCGATCGCGTAGAACTTTACAACCTGGTGGAAGACATTGGCGAGACAAATAATTTGGCGGACGAATATCCCGATCTGGTCTGTGAATTAGACAAATTAATCAACCAATTCCTGACAGACGCCGGTGCTGTGATACCCACGCCCAACCCCGCATATCGACAAAATGGATAGACCTCAATTATCCAGGAGGAGCACATGACTATTCAATACAACGGAATCTTACGCGCACTCGTCGCCGCGATCATACTCGCCGCGATCAGCACACTGGGCGATTTTTTATGGGCGCACCACGCGATCAAACACCGCATGTTTACCGGCATCCTCCACGGCGCACTATTGTGCCTCTGTTTGGGAATTGTTCTCGGCTATGGCGGCAAAACGACACAATCGATTTTATTGGGCGCACTCGGTGGCCTCGTAATTGGCATATTATCCGCCGGTGGATATTATCTCATGCGCCCGCTCATCCGCTCTGACGCGGTGATCGTCGCGTGGATGGAACTGTGGATCCTCGCAGCCCTGCTCCACTGGTGGGTGAACACCATCTCCGAAAGCCTGAAACGCACATTGCTCCGAGGTATCCTCGCCGCCGTGACTTCCGGCCTCGCCTTCTTAATTTTGGGCATTTGGACCAAACATGCGCTCGGCGGACCGCACTATCTCTACAAGTTGCTCTCCTGGACCATCGCCTTTTTGCCCGGATTTCTCGCACTATTTATAACGCGGAAAACCGACTAACACCTGTGGAGGTCTCTTTTGGTCAAACTCGTATGTCTAACACTACCCTATGCAAACTATCCTCTCGAGCGAGGGATTGAAGGCGTTGCCCGCGCGGGATATTCCCATGTGGGTTTGGGCTGGTCGCACGAAGGCGAAGATACGCTCGGTTTTGATCCCGACGGACCCCTTGTGCATCGCACAAAAACCCTGTGTGAACAAGCGGGCTTAACCCCTGTCGTAGTCGGACTTGGATCCACCCCGGCAAGGGATAACGCGCGTTATCTTATGCACAGAATTGATGTGTGCCAGGCACTTGGCGCCGAAACAATTCAGATGGGAGGTGCAGGCGGATATCGGCGTTTTCCCCATGAACCACTCGCCCCCGAAGTCTTTCAATCTGCCCACGACGCCTATGTCGCAGACCTGAAAGAAGCGGGCACCTATGCACAAAAACAAAACATTATCCTCGCACCCAAACCACATACCGGCAATACCGCAACCGCAAAACATCTCGCCAGCCTTCTCCCCGAAATTGATCGGCCCTCGGTGCGAGCCTGTTACGACCCGGGAAATGTCCATTATTACGAAGGCATATCTCCCGAAGACGATTTTCCCCATATTGCAGACCAAACCTGTAAAATAATCGCCAAAGACCACATGGGTCCCAAAGCAGAAAACAACTTCCCCATTCCCGGTGAAGGAGATATAGATTTTGAACGCATCTTTGCCACGGCATTCGAAGCGGGCTTTGATGGCCCAGTGGTCGTCGAGCGCGTAAACGGCACAGGTGGCGATTTTACCGCTGAAGAAATCGATATTCGCATCCGACACGCACGCGAAAATGTGATAGATTTACTGAATAGTGCGGGCTTTTCTTTAGACGAAGGATGAAAACAATGACGCTTAATGAACTGCGCGGAAAAACAGTGGCACTTGCATCGTCGGGAGGCTTGGACAGTTGCACCGTGACAAAATGGCTGGCTGACCGCGGCGTAAATGTCGTGAGTTTGACCGCAGATATTGGACAACCCGATGAGGAAAATATCGATGACATATCCAAACGCATGCTCGCCTGTGGCGCGCGTGAAGCCGTGCTGATTGATCTAAAGACCGACCTGGCAGAAGCGGGTATTGCAATGCTAATTGGACAAGCGCGTTACGAAGGCGGATATTGGAATACAACCGGCATCGCGCGATATGTCACCACGCGGGGATTATTGGAGGAAATGGACCGTCGCGATATCGACGTACTCGCGCACGGCGCAACCGGACGCGGCAACGACCAGGTGCGATTTCAACTCGTCGCCAACATGCTCAAACCCAGCGTAACCGTGTATGCCCCCTGGCGCGACCCCGCATTTCTCGACATATTTGGCGGGCGCAAAGAAATGATCGATTTTTGCAATACATACAATTTGCCGATCACAGCGACGTATGAAAAACCCTATTCTACCGACGCCAACTTTCTGGGCCTAACACACGAAGCGGGCAAACTCGAATACCTCGATGTCGCAGCCGATTTTATCGAACCGGGCATGGGCGTATTTCCCGCACAGGCACCAGATACACCCGAACCATTTACCGTCAGAATAGACGCGGGCCTCCCGGTACAAATCAATGGTACGGACACCGATTCCGCGACCGCAATCCTGAAAGCCAATGAAATAGGCGGGCGAAACGGCGTGGGCATTGGGATTCACACCGTGGAAAACCGCTTTGTCGGCATCAAATCGCGCGGCGTATATGAAAGCCCGGGACTTTGCCTGCTCGGCGCATGTTACGAGTTCTTGCTCCAACAAGTTCTGGACCGGCGCGCGCGAAAATTTTACGATTCGATATCTTCATCCCTCGCCGAACAAATCTATCAGGGATATTACTGCGATTTATCCACTCAAATGATGCAAGGCGCGCTCGCACCCGTGGCAAAATTATTGACGGGCACAATCACAGTCGCCGCATACAAAGGCACGGTATTATTTCAATCATCGGAAAATGTTCCCCACTCTCTCTACTCCGAAGAAACCGCTTCAATGGAAGACGTGGGCGACTACGACCACCGCGATTCCGAAGGCTTCCTAAACGTCCTCGGCGTCGGCGCAAAAGCCCAACACGCAGCGGGACAAAGTGCTGATTTATGAGTGATGTTCAATTCCGATAGCAGTTCAATCCATCCCCAAATTATCAAATCAAGAGTACCCCATGTCACAAAATAACCTCTCTTTGCAAATCTCAGGAATCCGAGATAACCACCATCGGGGTACAGTGGGCAATTTCCTCAAGTCCAAAATCCAGAATGGATCATCACTTTCAATCGTCTCTGCGTACTTTACAATCTACGCTTTTGAAGCCTTGAAAGCATCTCTGGTAGATATTAAAGACCTGCGATTTTTGTTTGGCGAGCCGCGTTTTGTCAAAAGCCTCGACCCGGAAAGGACGGACAAAAAAGCCTTCAAGATCGAGGATGAAGGCTTGCAACTTCAGAACCGACTTGAGCAAAAGCGCGTTGCCAAAGAATGCGCCGAGTGGATCAAAAAAAAGGTACAGATTCGGTCAATAAAAGCACTGAATCTATTACACGGAAAAATGTACCACATTGCCCATAACGGTGTGGAAGACGCCATTATGGGCAGTTCTAATTTTACGGTACGAGGCCTGGGGCTGAGCCAGACGAGCAACAATATTGAACTCAATCTGGAGGTAGATAGCAACCGTGACCGCCGCGATCTGAAAACATGGTTTGATGAACTCTGGAATAACCAAGAACTGGTCGAAGATGTTAAAGCGGAGGTGCTATTATACCTTGAGCAACTCTATCAAAATCACGCGCCGGAATTTATCTACTACAAAACCCTGTTTCATATCTTTGAGCAGTATTTGGATGAACAGGAGAGTAGCGGGTTGCTCGCCGAGCAGATGCAACTCGTCGATACAGAGATTTGGAACGCCCTGTTTGAATTTCAGAAAGACGGCGTAAAAGGCGCGATCAACAAAATTCGTCAACACAACGGCTGTATCATTGCCGACAGTGTTGGCCTGGGTAAGACCTTCGAAGCTCTGGCAATAATCAAATACTTTGAACTGCAAAATGACAAAGTCCTCGTATTGTGTCCCAAGAAACTGCGCGACAACTGGACGATTTACCAGGCGCAGAATAACAGCGAACTGAATCCCTTCCTCAAAGATCGCTTTGGATATACAGTCCTATCACACACTGACCTGAGCCGCGATGGAGGTAAGTCGGGAGATATTCCTCTTGAGACCATCAACTGGGGCAACTACCATTTAGTCGTGATCGATGAGTCGCACAACTTCCGCAACAACACACCAGGCAAGCGAGACGAGGACGGCAATCTGATTCGCAAGAGCCGCTATCAACGCTTGATGGAGGATATTATCCAGAGCGGGGTCAAAACCAAAGTTTTGTTGCTTTCCGCTACACCAGTGAACAATGATTTAAAAGATTTACGCAATCAGATCTATTTTTTTACTGAAGATCGCGATGACGCTTTCCGAGGGTCGCTCGGTATTGTCAGCCTGAAAGACACACTGGCAACTGCACAGCGCACGTTTACAGAATGGGCGAAGCAGAGGAGTGTACACCGAAAAACTTCTGCTTTGTTGGAACAACTCAGTTCTGCCTTTTTCAAGCTACTTGATGAATTAACCATCGCCCGTTCAAGAAAACATATTGAGGAATACTATCGGGATTCGCTTAAAGAACTCGGTGGATTTCCAACTCGAAGTAAGCCTATCTCTGTTTCTCCTAATATTGATCTGAAGAATCAGTTTATATCTTACGACGAGTTGAACAATGAAATCTCTAACTACCAGCTTTCCCTATTCAATCCCTCAAAATACGTCCTTCCCGAATACCAATCCCAATACGATACTCAGCAGATCCGAAATTTTACACAAAGCGACCGTGAACATTACTTGATTGGCATGATGAAGGTGAATTTTCTCAAAAGGTTGGAAAGTTCCGTTCATTCATTTGCCATTACAATGCAGCGTACTATGGAAAAAATTGAGGCACTGGAAGAACGAATCAGACGGTTTCAAGCGTTCCGCGATGACAACCCTGATTTGGATTTGGAAGAGATCGAAATTGAAGCCCTTGAAGACGAAGAATTGCAGGAAGCATTGCAGGTAGGAGAAAAGCTCGTCTTCAAAATGGCGCATCTCAATGTTGATAAGTGGCTGAAAGATTTGAAGCGCGACAAAGAACAGCTCGAGTTACCTTACCTTTTCGCAAAGGACATTACGCCTGACCGAGACGCCAAACTCGCCAAACTGAAAGAACTCATTGCAGAAAAAGTCAAACATCCGACAACCACCAAAAATGACCAGCCAAATCGCAAGGTATTGGTCTTCACCCACTTTGCCGATACTGCCACATATCTCTACGATGCACTGCGTCAATGGGCAACCGATGAGTTGGGGATTCATATTGCAATGGTATCGGGGGGTTCCGAGAATAAGACGACCTTTGGCAGAAATGAATTTAGCA
This is a stretch of genomic DNA from Gemmatimonadota bacterium. It encodes these proteins:
- a CDS encoding sugar phosphate isomerase/epimerase, with product MVKLVCLTLPYANYPLERGIEGVARAGYSHVGLGWSHEGEDTLGFDPDGPLVHRTKTLCEQAGLTPVVVGLGSTPARDNARYLMHRIDVCQALGAETIQMGGAGGYRRFPHEPLAPEVFQSAHDAYVADLKEAGTYAQKQNIILAPKPHTGNTATAKHLASLLPEIDRPSVRACYDPGNVHYYEGISPEDDFPHIADQTCKIIAKDHMGPKAENNFPIPGEGDIDFERIFATAFEAGFDGPVVVERVNGTGGDFTAEEIDIRIRHARENVIDLLNSAGFSLDEG
- the argG gene encoding argininosuccinate synthase, whose amino-acid sequence is MTLNELRGKTVALASSGGLDSCTVTKWLADRGVNVVSLTADIGQPDEENIDDISKRMLACGAREAVLIDLKTDLAEAGIAMLIGQARYEGGYWNTTGIARYVTTRGLLEEMDRRDIDVLAHGATGRGNDQVRFQLVANMLKPSVTVYAPWRDPAFLDIFGGRKEMIDFCNTYNLPITATYEKPYSTDANFLGLTHEAGKLEYLDVAADFIEPGMGVFPAQAPDTPEPFTVRIDAGLPVQINGTDTDSATAILKANEIGGRNGVGIGIHTVENRFVGIKSRGVYESPGLCLLGACYEFLLQQVLDRRARKFYDSISSSLAEQIYQGYYCDLSTQMMQGALAPVAKLLTGTITVAAYKGTVLFQSSENVPHSLYSEETASMEDVGDYDHRDSEGFLNVLGVGAKAQHAAGQSADL
- a CDS encoding helicase-related protein, whose amino-acid sequence is MSQNNLSLQISGIRDNHHRGTVGNFLKSKIQNGSSLSIVSAYFTIYAFEALKASLVDIKDLRFLFGEPRFVKSLDPERTDKKAFKIEDEGLQLQNRLEQKRVAKECAEWIKKKVQIRSIKALNLLHGKMYHIAHNGVEDAIMGSSNFTVRGLGLSQTSNNIELNLEVDSNRDRRDLKTWFDELWNNQELVEDVKAEVLLYLEQLYQNHAPEFIYYKTLFHIFEQYLDEQESSGLLAEQMQLVDTEIWNALFEFQKDGVKGAINKIRQHNGCIIADSVGLGKTFEALAIIKYFELQNDKVLVLCPKKLRDNWTIYQAQNNSELNPFLKDRFGYTVLSHTDLSRDGGKSGDIPLETINWGNYHLVVIDESHNFRNNTPGKRDEDGNLIRKSRYQRLMEDIIQSGVKTKVLLLSATPVNNDLKDLRNQIYFFTEDRDDAFRGSLGIVSLKDTLATAQRTFTEWAKQRSVHRKTSALLEQLSSAFFKLLDELTIARSRKHIEEYYRDSLKELGGFPTRSKPISVSPNIDLKNQFISYDELNNEISNYQLSLFNPSKYVLPEYQSQYDTQQIRNFTQSDREHYLIGMMKVNFLKRLESSVHSFAITMQRTMEKIEALEERIRRFQAFRDDNPDLDLEEIEIEALEDEELQEALQVGEKLVFKMAHLNVDKWLKDLKRDKEQLELPYLFAKDITPDRDAKLAKLKELIAEKVKHPTTTKNDQPNRKVLVFTHFADTATYLYDALRQWATDELGIHIAMVSGGSENKTTFGRNEFSNILTNFSPVAKKRAQMESMPQDDEIDLLIGTDCISEGQNLQDCDYLINYDIHWNPVRIIQRFGRIDRIGSINHSVQLVNFWPTSDLNRYIKLKNRVEARMALVDITATQGDNLLEPEDIQDVISDELKYRNQQLLRLQEEVLDLEDFNESIALNEFTLDDFRIELMKYIESNRQILEDAPFGLYAVVPTHPDYPVITPGVVFCLRQKGDSTGNEKVNPLQPYFLVYIREDGAVRFTFAQPKQILEMYRQLCENAKNPYEELCALFDKQTNNGADMTQYNELLQKAVRSLSRTYQKRAIRNLLGDRSGTLPKKQQQVSKTTDFELITWLVIKSENQ